The Setaria viridis chromosome 9, Setaria_viridis_v4.0, whole genome shotgun sequence sequence GTATTGATGCTAATGCCACTGGAACTTGAGAAGATTATAAAGCTAACATCATTTTTTTCCCGAAAGATTGGCCTCCTTACATTACGCTTCAGTGAAATAGAGCATCTAATCAACACTAGTAGTCTGATCCTTGATGGAGCCAGGGCTTTTCAGGCTTGAGGTCTTGCTATCATTTAGTAATGTTTGTGTAACTGTATGGTATGTGTTTGGTCATAAAACTGTTGAAATACATTTATTTTACCATATAAAATTGATCTGTGTTGGGGCCTTGGGGGTATATTATACGATTGGCTTGTAAAACTGTCAAAATGGTTTACTCTTGCACCATTTAGAGTTGATTAGTATTGCTTATGTAATTTATATTCATCTTCCAAAGGTTGAAGGGCCTAAGTCACCTGAAGAGATGATAACAATTCTTCAACGGGTTGTTGAAGAATGTGCTACATCACTCGTTGCTGCCAGGATTGAAGCTGAAGAGAGGCTAAATAATCAGCGTTTACGTGAAGAGCAAGATGCTGCTTACAGAGTTGCACTTGAAGCCGACCAGGTATCCTAAGCTACATGAGAAGTGTGCACTTTACATTACTGATATTTGACAGTAGAAACGTACGTTGTATATCTCTGAAAGGAACTTATGGTGGGGTTGGTCAACAATGTGGGCTGGAGGGTGGTTATGTGGATTGCCTTATCTATATGCGAGAGCATTTCATTTTTTGTCTAGTGAGGGAAATTTTACCTTCAAGTCTTATATTTGTCCACAGTGTATTCTATCCCATAATACATCAGTTAAGGTGCGGACTTAGGCAGAGTGTGGAAACATGATCCTAATTTTCGGCTagtattggatttttttttcctgataaCACTAGTTTATAACACTTGTTTTTTGAAAATTACTAGGCCAGGGAACGTGAAAGGCAAGAGGAACTGGAAAGACGTGAAAGAGAGGCTGCAGAAGCTGAGAGAAAACgtaaagaggaagaggaagctcTAGCGAGGGCAGCCCAAGAAGCAGCTGAAAAGGAAGCTGCTCTTGCAAGGAGGAGGCAAGAGAAGGCCATGGCTCTTGGGGCTGAACCTGAGAAAGGGCCTGGTGTTACTCGGGTATGTTTAACATTCTTTATTCGTCTTTTTTGACAACCTTTTTTCAATTCTTACTCTAGGATAATATGCTCAGTTTGATGTCATTCTGGTCTTTGAGGCATTTTTTCTATTTGATGCCTACCAAACATCATCGCTGTTCATGCAAATTCTGTGCTACCATccatcttgattcttgaaatACTTGTTAATTTTGAAAACAAAGGCTAGCTTGAAATTTGATGTTTGCCTGCTCGCACCCGGCATTTTCTGAACGGGAGTTACATGTTACTAGTTGTAACAGTGTATTCATGTATGCGAATTCCTGTGGAACTAACTAGTGACATTCTGATTATGTTGCAGGTTCTCATAAGGTTTCCGACTGGAGAACGCAAAGAGCGGAGATTCCACAGCTCCGCCGCCATCACTTCCCTCTATGACTACGTCGATTCTTTGGATCTCTTGAAAGCAGAGAAGTACAGCCTAGTTTCGAATTTCCCACGGGTCACATACGGTCCAGAGAAGCACTCCCTGACACTGGAGGAAGCAGGCTTGCATCCGCAGGCGAGCCTGTTTATTGAGATAGAACAATGATGTTGTAAGTTCAGAAAACTAAAACTCGCAAGTATAGGGTGCTGCTTTTTCGAATTTGTTCAACCACAGTTAAGGATTCCCAGATGTATTACCCCACaggtgcatgttttttttttgtactcGTTCATTCAATAAATTCACCTTTACCATATATCAGCTGACCGCAGCTAGGTCTTGTAATTGTTGAAGTCCGTTGAAGTTGTGACTACATTCCTCAAGCCCTAGGTACCATGCAAAACTGAAATGCTTGTGGCTATAAATGATTGCTCCCGTTCTCGTTAAGCTCCTTCAACACGTTCCGATTTCTGAAACTTCACTACAGGGTCCACATCTGACGCAGTCCCTCTAGCTGTAGAGGTGCTGCAAGGCCTGGGATAGGAGCAGGCGAGCAGCCAGACAGGCACGCGGTGAGCATACTGCCAATGTGCCATGTGTTGCCTtggaagaagaacaagggcTCGGGCATCCGTAGGAAGAGGAAAACGATTCGATTGACTTGTCCTCTCAGTCTCAGCAATTCCCTATAGAATAAACCACCAGGTTCCTAGATCTAATTGGAAGACTCAGTATTCGATTGACTTGTCCTTTGGAATTGCTGAGAAAGGTTTTAGGAATCCGAATCTAGGAATAAGTTGGAGAAAATACTTTACTACTACTATTAGTAGGTTGTTTTGTCTTAGGTTGTTTtgtcttttctagatatataatttttgctAGACATctaatttatattatatttaagtatatagtaaaatctatgtatttagaaaagtcaaaacaatctacaatttggaacagaggaagtaTTATTAATtgtagaaaagctaaaacaacctgcaattcggaacggagggagtagtattaaTTATCATTTCTATGTTCCGAATGTCCAATAAACCTACAATGATAattcctcaacctcctcctaCCTCGATTCTCCACGTGATGGCCGGCGACTGGTCATCTCTTCCTAGCGATATCCTGACTCCTGAGCTACTGAGAGACATCTCTGGTCATGTCTCCTCCGATGCCGACCTCGTTCACACCCACCAGGGCCCAAGGTGTGGAAGCTGAGGATGGAGGAGGTTGAGGAGAGACCTCAGCGACTCCTTTGTGCTCTCGGCGAAAGAGTTCCCGGCCGGTGATCAAGAAGAACTGCACCTACCACATGACTGACCTAGCCAGTTTCTCAGGGTGGTTTTGTCACAATAGTGAAGTTGAGCCGACCTAGCCAGTTTCTCAGGGTGGTTTTGTCACAATAGCGAAGTTGAGCCGACCTAGCTAGTTTCTCAGGGTGGATGAGAGTCAATTAATGTCATGATATGATggttttttagataaaggataaAATTTGGCCTACTATATCCACATGGTGGATATATACAGCCAGTAATGATGAGTTTAAGTAATATTTGATACACAACCGCAAAGTGCAGTTTGGTTGCCCCTGTTAGCACTTCAAAGTATAATTTTCATTTAGTTTAACAATAGGTTGAACCATTTGTGAAAATATCTAATCACTCCCTATTTACACACAAAATCGAAATGTACAATCAAAATAGGTGCTACTTTGTACATAAAGAATGTGGAGGTGACATCAACACTAATGTCCAGTACTCCATTATAAGCATTTGCTCTCTTCAATTGCATGTTTCCTCTACCCTTACTCTTCAGAGTCCTTTCCCAATGTTCGCCACCAATGGTACACTGAGTGACACCTTATTGTGAGAAAACAGGCTCAAACATAACTCTGGAAATATGTCTATCCATCATATGTGGTGGGCAATGAGTAGCATAGTAACAGCTTTTCACGATAGTCAAAAACGTTTGTCTGGTCTTGCTGTTAATGGTTTTCTCACCGGATCTCAGAATACATTGAGCAAATTCTTGCATATACAACTCTAATTCATCATCAACACGGCATATtacttcttcattcttcttggGATCCTATAAAGTCATACATCATTAGTCCAGTATGTTTGCATGACAAACTGAAAATAAAAAAGTAGTCTTTGAAAAAACGTAAAATAAATTTACACGATGTAAGTGATGGTTGCATATTGGATATATATTCACTTTATATTTTATTTGCCAAGAAATTTGTTGTTTCTACATGGACCAAGTACAAAAGGTTAAACTGAAAATACGCTTTAATAATCCTAAAAACTAttgcaaaataatttttttgtttactAGTATGGCTAAGGCAGATATGGCAAATTTATTGGTAAGCAATTGTCTCTCACATGATATCAAATATAAGCAGTTTAGGACATTGACATAGTCTAAAAATTGAAACTTTAACCACTAACTTATTTAAAACtatattattttaaatattttgaCATTACTTTTTCGTGATTGTTtaggtctgaactctgaagcacCATGCAAAGTTCATGAAAATGCAGTTGCACTATGCAAAATTAGAGCAGCATTTTGGGTCTTCTTCAAGAGAGTTAAGGTACCCCATACTAAGCAACGGTTAGCTTGCCAGGTTCATTTTATTGAAAACTAAGAATTGTAGAAAACATCATTAATATAGGGTTACCTGAGATAGCAACATCTTGTGGTGAAGACTGTCACATATGGATCTTGTGAGTTGAACAATCCGATCAACATTCTTGTTGTTTATCAATGATACAGCCTCATTAATGCGTCCACCACAAATTTCAATTATTTGAACCAAAAGCAAACATGTTTGTTTATCATGAACCATGCATGACCCCTTCATAGTACTGGGTTCATCATTACATATATTGTCTTCTGTGTTCATCTTCTCCCTTATCCATTCAATCCACTAGAAGTTCAGAGAATTGTATTAGGATGACTGTTGAAAAAAATGATGTGGTTACTATAATAAGTGCAAGTTTCTATTTAACCTACAGCTGATCTCAAGAGGCTGCGGATGTACTCCGGTCCTTCGTGGATTGTTTGTGCTTCTTGTGCTAATAAATCATTAAGTTGCACAAGTGCCTTCACAAGAATAGCATAATTTCCATTTGCGTTAAGCCTGGATGTACCATTTATCTCACATCATCAGTTAGTATAAGTAGTAAGAAGAAGATATCACTCGAAGTTAAATTTTGCCACCAGCCGAGCTAATTAAGTTCAACCATTCACTACATTATGCAATGGAGAAATTTAATAATAATTTACTACTGAATCAGAGTTTGATTCTCCAGAAAACACTTCTAATGTTGTACCTCATTTTAGAGTATACAAAAGATTTTTAATCACATACTGCAGTCTACAAACCAAAGTGTATACCGTAATTCTTAAACAACAAGCATACGTATGTTTATGGTTTTCGTCATGTGTTAGTGGAACCATCTATTCAATTATGCACCATATTGTTTTCAATTTTTCTTGCTCTGAGAAGACGCATCAAGTTATCATTCTGGTGCATGCCATTGATCACTCAGATGCATATAAAAGATAAGCGAGATAACTCACCATGATACATCCCTTGTTTCATCTGGACAATGGAGGAAACGTTCCAAGCTTTCTCTGAATGATAAATTGCTCTGAAGATGTGTAGAAATGGTGTTGGCAAGTATTGCCACTCTAGCCCATGCAAGTCTCTCGGTGGCACGACTTGGTCCATAAACGCAAGCGGCAGCTAGAAAATAAGCTATCAAAAGATCTTCTTGTGCCACTCCAAAATTCACGAGGCCAAGCTCGATGTACCACCTTGGCATAGTACCAGAAACCTTATCAAGATTGATGTATATTtgacaatatatatatatatatatacttttgCTCTAAGTGAAATATTAAAACCATCTTTTTCCATTCTTTTGTACTACTTCCCATTAGAAAAAATATACACATGGAAAAAAGAGATGTCACCATTCTCTTGCGTATACATACTTTTGCAGATTTTTCCACTCAAGCTGATGTAGAACCTGGATATAATTGAAGTCCTTTCTTGCCAACTCAAGATATACATTGTTATTCACAAGAGGCATCCTGACAAAAGTGGCCATCACATAAAGAGGTAATGTAATCTTTACTTGCATGAAGAATATGTAGCATAGTAGTTATGGACCAAATTATTTGGATATGATATACAGTAGTGAAAGTTACCTGTAGAGCGTCTTTCCAATCCAGACATCATCGTCACCGCCATATTGATCTAGATAGCTTCTTGCCTCTACGCGTGGCAAGCTTGCATACCAAGGAAAGTCTAGTGTATATTGTACCTGTTTATCAGATTCAGCATTTTTGTTGGTATATATAGAAGAAAAAATGTTGCAACAAGACAAATATCTTTTTAGAAACTATGTGATGACACAAAGACATAACAAGAGGATGCCAACATATATATGCTGACTAATGCATGCTGATGTGTGTTATTACAATCACTACCAGTCACTCAAAATTATTTCTctgtaaaaaaaaactgtttagaacatatgttttttttaaaaaaaacttaaacACTAAAGATGCATTAGCGTTTTCTGGAACTTCTGATACTTTATATTTTGGAAAACATGAATAGTACTAGTTGCTAAAAAATATAACAGTATGTTATGTAGAAATAAAATCAATAAGAAAGTcataaaccaaacaaaaatgaaTTAAACTATTTAATAACTTGCACTTATATTCTATTCACTTTGCAATATAAATAGGATCACCCGATGCTACCATGGATTGGAGATTACCTCGCCAGGTAGATCCTTAGAAATAATCCATTTGTCACGAAGCGTTCCTTCGGCTTCTCTTTGCCTAAGAAACTCATAGGAGAAAGTCCCAGCACGGTGCAAAACATCCTCGCCTGGAAAACTTATCTGAGAGGCCCTATTGAGGTTATACATCCCTGTGACTGCTTGAGTTGATTGTCGAGCAAAACAAAAGAACGTCCCATCCTTCTCAAAATTCTTAAATACATCTACAAGCAACAGAACATATGTTAGTGATGCAGGACACCTGACATGCACATCTCGGTAATTTTATATAATTGAGGATAGACACAAAAAAAATCTTCTTGACCCACAAATAAACCCATTGATAGCCTAATAGTTTTTGCCTACGGCATCCGCATTGTCCTCCTTAACACCTCCAACCTCGTGTTGCTAATAGTACAAAGATTCAGCAGCCGTAGTAGTTGAAAAGGAAGATGGGCTTCCTATACCTGGTGAGACACTATATCCATGCAGCCGTAGTAATCTGAAAGCCATAGCTGTATCATCCACATCCTTTACATCAGAGTTCCTAGCCCAGCAAATTCCTTCTTCAGTCCAGTGCCTATAAAATGGAAATATAGATTGAGAAATTAATTAACCATAGAATGTAAAAGAGTTTTCCCGTGCTATATCttgaaataaaaaaagtaaaaatgTTGCAAAGAAAAACCTGTTCACATAGTCCATGCATTGTTCAATCTCCCGCTGGAAGTAACGAGAGATGCCGAGACGTTGTAATCGATCAACTACCCATATGTGCTCAAAAAGATCCACAGGATAAACATTGGGGACTAAAATGGTCAAGACAAACAATTGAAGAGGAGTTACAGAATGCTAAGCAATATTGTGGATAATGGTACATGATTTATGCATAGCCATGGATCTTACCTCCTCCGTTGAATTTCTTGACTATCCTATCAATATAATTGAAGCACTTCCTGTCACCAGTTTGCATAAGAGCATATGCAGTAGCCGAAGGAGAAAACAAGAAGGATCCATCACTTGATTGCAGGTTTAAAAGCTTCGACCAGTCCAGTCCAGGCATTCCTTCAAGGCTATGAAGAATTGTTGTAGGAACTCTATACATCACGTCCTTTGGAATCCTATATTGAAAACAAACATATATTTATTAGAAAGGAAACTTAGAAAACTATCTCAAGGAAACCACCATCATACTGTATACGTTATGGGAGTGCATGCACCTCTTCATCTTGATTTCTCTATTCGTGTATATGCCTTGTAAAGCTTGGTGATCATACGGGAAGTCAACGCCCAAGCCCTTTGCTATTTCAATGAGAGAAGGGAACGCAATCTCGAAGCCAATAGGCATCGACTCTTGGTCTTCCACTGCTAACTTCCGCATGTTCTGATTGAGAAAAGAGAGCCCTGAAAGTAAAGCAGCATGCAATTTAGCAACAATGACACCATTAGTGCCGCGGAAGCCTGCAACTTTTTTTAAGTCGCACTAGGCAGAACTGAAACTTAAGTCCACTCTTCaataccatattgagttgcatgtgAAATGATCCAATATTCTAAGCTCGTAAAATAATGTAAGCAAAAGATTACTTCTACGACATTTTGTTCACTGTTGTGCACCCGTAATTTTACAGTACCTTTCTTGCATGTTTCAGGCTCAAGAGACCATTTTGTCAGTGTGACGACACATGCAACACTACCGGATAcagtaagtttgccgagtgcctcaggcactcggcgaagggccaaatacactcggcaaagtgtttgccgagtgtaacactcggcgaacattactcggcaaagtttttctcggcaaacaggttgtttgccgagtgtcaaccatcgggcactcggcaaagcctttgccgagtgccgcaatacactcggcaaaatatgaCACACGGTACAAAGGCGTTGACGGGCTATCACGGCGAcgggagctttgccgagtgtctgacggccgacactcggcgaagtttccatctttgccgagtgtatttaggaaaacactcggcaaagatgcccgGCCCGCCATTTTTTtatgccccctttgccgagtgtttccctcgatacactcggcgaagtttccatctttgccgagtgtatttacgaaaacactcggcaaagatgcccgGCCCGCCATTTTTTTtatgccccctttgccgagtgtttccctagatacactcggcgaagtttccatctttgccgagtgtatttaagaaaacactcggcaaagatgcccgGCCCGCCATTTTTtatgccccctttgccgagtgcctccccaatggcactcggcaaacaagcaatTTCGCCAAATTTTTtgacccctttgccgagtgtttgaagaatacactcggcaaacccgtctACTACTACAGAAAtgtcctctttgccgagtgctaacactcggcaaagtgtcctaATTCCTGCTACAAAATAGAAATGTtaggtataaaggacccctctcaaaaaacaaccacagataCACAGGCATATTAATGGCAGcacaagcatataaattgcaccacaggattcacaagcacacaaatagcattcataagttctcgtctaaataagtaattcacaagttttacatcacaaacacagaaatgacaagtcactgaggaggatgaggaggacgtgcaGGTGTCCAGTGCCCCcaggaagattctgcattggacgccgccgattgattctgcacaaatgtAGGTAAAGAGATTTcatagtctaaacaagtaattctagtggaagtaagtctagattgattgtaaggttgagattgactcacaggagtagctgcaggaggtggtggaggtggcgggaagaggttcggtggcataggtggtggagtttgacctaaactgtggaacacactctgcatgtattggaacatctgctccgtcctctgcctttcaagctgccgatccgcctcgatcctcgcctctagttcctctcggcgcttccgttctacctccacctgggcctacaatatttcatcccaaccacttattgtcaagcaaaaggtaagtacaaaatgaatgaaaaattaaagaaacacaactaacctgcagagcctgcatctgtagctgTGCAGTGGTAGGCCGTGgccgtatcgcggggctcgagtccgtgctccttgctcggatctgggagagagtgggagtactggcagtgtcgatcacgctatctccaatccaatacctgccatgcttcttccctcctcctaccctcatcaCTATTTCAGGATCgatatcctgagagctcggatcgaactctggcccgtgaacctccctcgccatggctgtgtactcggtgacgcggctgtggatgctgggatggctgtacgcctcgggcgggtcctccgggttgaagtcgatgtctgccgtggccttgccctttttgaacataacccatgccttgaaccgggagcactcctgaccatcatgtgatgaagtctgcggaaaaaatgtaaaatgattacaaaatatgcagtattatgtcTGAGAAAACAGAAATtaattcacgtacccatttttccttgtactcatcaaggctcagactgccttgatggtgtgatgcatatggcatctgcagacgccgctcccggcaggcattgtggttctccaaccacccaggctgcaaccacacgtccaccattttttcccagcaccgggtaaaggatcggcaccaccacggaggcacctatatGAAGTGTATGACATATAAATAACggaattaagcgtaattaatctctcAAATAGTAAATATAGTCTTTATGTACGtaccgccatgaattcttccttggtcaggttcattgtcctggcctcttcttttttgatcctcatccttttgtattcagcataaaagtcgatgatggcctgaacgcgcgcctcgtagtgcatgtccttaacaAGCTTCTTAGCGGCTTGTTCAATCAcggaggccgccctagcctcgaagCCCTCCTGAcatctataaaagtcctgcgtatagacggcaagcatacaattattatatcaagaatgtattaagcaatgtagtgctgcgaagacttacccacagctcggccttcacccgctccgccttaTTCGCAAActgcctgtggtcacgatcaccgacgtcggcggcagcgacgtagtggtcccacgtgtaggccggctcctcctgtccggcgaagaccactagaccggggaagtgtagcctacacaaaagaccgacgatgccgttgaccttgcggttgtgggcacccccactgagcttagtccaactcctgcacaagtgattaatatgtgagtttgaacatatcaaaagtacagAGAATATGTGAAGAAACTTACTTTGCCCCAGCGGGTTGAATCAGGGGGCGTAAATGATCAGGGATgggtcgcctcgggagggacgagggacctcgcaaccaaatcttggactgctcctcccctccctcctcccctgcctcctccccctcctccctctgctgctcctgctcctcctgtacctccgcctcgtcactagaggcgtgcgcggagggtacctcctcctcctcctcctccgacgacgacgaaggcacAGGCGACGGGGCtctcacccctttaccctttcctcgacccctgccccgaCCCCTGCCTCTAGCCAAGACCTGTGCCCCCACCGCTTCCTCCACGGGTGcgtcacccctgcctccacccctccctcgacgcctTCCTCGACCTCTCAATGCGTCTGACCGTGTACCTGACCcggaagctgcagcttttaatttttcgtaaagcgcagcaatcttcctcgtaccgcccaccattgttcaatcacctgcatttgccaagagtaaaccaatcagcacatatataaataaaacataatttcaaaaataacatggtatgacaaataataaataaattgccACGATCCATACATGTCTTagaaataatcgtcatgatcgggattagctggatcataagtctcatcgtcACTGTCACGCGTGTCAAACAAATCATTCTCGTGCTCCGAAGTTTCAGCgtcatcatcaatgtcctgtcctaactgtaaccgctgaagtaattctaactccttcatattatgaacctcctctccagcgtcatcgtcaacaaccctttcattgtctacttccattgcGAAAGCGTCGgttaaatcaatctcaaaaatcccttcgagcccatcttcttggaaaaaatctccgtcatatgtgttggggttaATGTTAtaatcttcattatttggtacaggtagtttaccgtgtggcgataccttgtacacaacatcccaacccttcagACGATCGtcagtttggcacgggtatgacaaataataaacttgcgtggcctgttgagccacaatatagacatcgtctccttgcaagacggatgattgccgaatttcgactaacccaagattaggtgcccgtctcacgactgatggatcaaaccaatggcatttgaatatgactggattaataactttgcaaccatgaaaagttagttcgtatatttcttcaattcttccgtagtactcgacatCATCAGAGCCTAGCGTGAATACTCCGGTATTtgtcgttcttcgattgggccgactctgctcatggcttgttgtgtgaaaacgaTAACCATTTACGTCGTAACCGGTAAAAGATCTGACCCTGtaggcacagccatcggcaacctgtctaaCCTCAACATTTATAGACGAATCGGTTTGAGCCTGCAAGTTGAAGTagggtggttcgttatattat is a genomic window containing:
- the LOC117837121 gene encoding ent-copalyl diphosphate synthase 2, chloroplastic; this encodes MGLYLPMQLPARALASTGSPWRTVVANQWSLASKDDAAAQAKLYGVNIASQWRVRAQVQDTNESTVARGSRTPIIGNDAEIMRWPEELRDLDSYQVHGTDFQPLIDQIRAKLRSMNDGDISISAYDTAWVALVPRLDGGEGPQFPTAVQWILNNQLPDGSWGDSDLFSAYDRLINTLALPETALGKLTVSGSVACVVTLTKWSLEPETCKKGLSFLNQNMRKLAVEDQESMPIGFEIAFPSLIEIAKGLGVDFPYDHQALQGIYTNREIKMKRIPKDVMYRVPTTILHSLEGMPGLDWSKLLNLQSSDGSFLFSPSATAYALMQTGDRKCFNYIDRIVKKFNGGVPNVYPVDLFEHIWVVDRLQRLGISRYFQREIEQCMDYVNRHWTEEGICWARNSDVKDVDDTAMAFRLLRLHGYSVSPDVFKNFEKDGTFFCFARQSTQAVTGMYNLNRASQISFPGEDVLHRAGTFSYEFLRQREAEGTLRDKWIISKDLPGEVQYTLDFPWYASLPRVEARSYLDQYGGDDDVWIGKTLYRMPLVNNNVYLELARKDFNYIQVLHQLEWKNLQKWYIELGLVNFGVAQEDLLIAYFLAAACVYGPSRATERLAWARVAILANTISTHLQSNLSFRESLERFLHCPDETRDVSWLNANGNYAILVKALVQLNDLLAQEAQTIHEGPEYIRSLLRSAWIEWIREKMNTEDNICNDEPSTMKGSCMVHDKQTCLLLVQIIEICGGRINEAVSLINNKNVDRIVQLTRSICDSLHHKMLLSQDPKKNEEVICRVDDELELYMQEFAQCILRSGEKTINSKTRQTFLTIVKSCYYATHCPPHMMDRHISRVMFEPVFSQ